The window AGGCCGGCGCTGACGAAGGCGTTGAGCACGCCTACCCCGGCCTTGAGCTCGGCTACGGATACCTCGACGCTCGGCAGGTCGTGGGCGGCTCCGCCTTCCTCGAAGGTCTTGCGGGCGGTCTCGGCCGCGGCTTCAGCTGCCTCGCGACCATGCAGCAGCGCCGTCGCCTCGGTGGCCAGCACCTTCTTGGCCTCGTTGACCTCCGAGCCGCCGAGCGCCGCGAGCTTGGCGATCTCGGCGAGTGGCAAGCGGGTGAACACCTTGAGGAAGCGGCCAACGTCGGCATCCTCGGTGTTGCGGAAATACTGCCAGAATTCATAGGGGCTGAAGAGATCGCCATTGAGCCAGACGGCGCCGCTGGCGGTCTTGCCCATCTTGGCGCCCGATGAGGTCGTCAGCAGCGGCGTGGTCAGCGCGAAGAGCTGCTTGCCGTCCATGCGGTGCGCGAGGTCGACGCCGTTGATGATGTTGCCCCACTGATCGGAGCCGCCCATCTGCAGGCGGCAACCATAGCGGCGGTTGAGCTCGACGAAGTCGTAGCCCTGCATGATCATGTAGTTGAACTCGAGGAACGACAGCGACTGCTCGCGATCGAGCCGCAGTTTCACCGAGTCGAAGGACAGCATGCGGTTGACCGAGAAATGCCGGCCGACCTCGCGCAGGAACTCGACATAGTTGAGCTTGAGCAGCCAGTCGGCGTTGTTCACCATCAGCGCGTCGGTCGGGCCGTCGCCATAGCGCAGGATGCGCGAGTAGACCTTCTTGATGCTCTCGATATTGGTATTGATCTCCTCGATCGACAGAAGCTTGCGCTGGTCGTCGCGGAAGGACGGGTCGCCAACCATCGAGGTGCCGCCGCCCAT is drawn from Bosea sp. Tri-49 and contains these coding sequences:
- the tyrS gene encoding tyrosine--tRNA ligase, giving the protein MTAFKSDFLRALDERGLIHQVSNPEELDALCRQGPQTAYVGYDATATSLHIGNLISVTMLYWFQETGHRPITLMGGGTSMVGDPSFRDDQRKLLSIEEINTNIESIKKVYSRILRYGDGPTDALMVNNADWLLKLNYVEFLREVGRHFSVNRMLSFDSVKLRLDREQSLSFLEFNYMIMQGYDFVELNRRYGCRLQMGGSDQWGNIINGVDLAHRMDGKQLFALTTPLLTTSSGAKMGKTASGAVWLNGDLFSPYEFWQYFRNTEDADVGRFLKVFTRLPLAEIAKLAALGGSEVNEAKKVLATEATALLHGREAAEAAAETARKTFEEGGAAHDLPSVEVSVAELKAGVGVLNAFVSAGLVPSTGEARRQIKAGGLRVNDAQVSDDRATLTPADLVDGAVKLSFGKKKHVLLRPV